One genomic region from Granulicatella adiacens ATCC 49175 encodes:
- a CDS encoding YutD family protein: MTEKTVETLSDELSQVLQEIVTNPEEEPKRAVVVDEKTILVDEVHYQIIEDYRNGFNIEAFNERYNDIFERYDYIVGDWGHEKLRLKGFFKHSHKLATPDRDIDYLQEYILEYCNFGCQYFVLERDPEAKHKPVLEEEKPQRPRRERSSQRKRQNNPRREHVFSPVDLDAPARNQQNRKFKEKSQNRQKRRNNETNPRNKKEQDFNLKEFIPKETMKEYGEKTFKPKTKKSNSQHFSMKEVEKSSSSKVKKSVVKNPQKKGFHIRENQQRGK; encoded by the coding sequence ATGACTGAGAAAACCGTAGAGACGCTTTCAGATGAATTGAGTCAAGTTTTGCAAGAAATTGTGACGAATCCTGAAGAAGAACCAAAAAGAGCGGTGGTAGTGGACGAAAAGACAATTTTGGTCGATGAGGTACATTACCAAATCATTGAAGATTATAGAAACGGCTTTAATATTGAAGCATTCAATGAACGATATAACGATATTTTTGAGCGTTATGACTATATTGTAGGGGATTGGGGCCATGAAAAATTACGATTAAAGGGCTTCTTTAAACATTCTCATAAATTAGCAACACCAGATAGAGATATTGATTATTTACAAGAGTATATTTTGGAATATTGCAATTTTGGCTGTCAGTATTTTGTATTAGAAAGAGATCCTGAGGCAAAACACAAACCTGTTCTTGAGGAAGAAAAACCACAACGACCAAGACGTGAGAGAAGTTCTCAAAGAAAACGCCAAAATAATCCAAGACGAGAGCATGTATTTAGTCCAGTAGATTTAGATGCTCCTGCGAGAAATCAACAAAATCGTAAATTCAAAGAGAAATCTCAAAATCGTCAAAAGCGTCGCAATAATGAAACAAATCCGCGCAATAAAAAAGAACAAGATTTTAATCTAAAAGAATTTATTCCAAAAGAGACAATGAAGGAATATGGAGAAAAGACTTTTAAACCGAAAACGAAGAAATCAAATTCGCAACATTTCTCAATGAAAGAAGTTGAAAAATCTTCAAGTAGCAAGGTGAAAAAAAGTGTCGTTAAAAATCCTCAGAAAAAAGGATTCCATATTAGAGAAAACCAACAAAGAGGGAAATAA
- a CDS encoding YfhO family protein, producing the protein MTISKLKLKYSSLFFIPFILMLGVFLCLGLTPFSKSSIHSGDFLSQYFPLYIGLHKMFWNGDFSGLFWSFEKSLGGAMPSVWGFNSLSPFTFLYVLFPISSFHVISYIIPLIRFGVMGVVFGYFIEKKYQAVSKRYWLAVGLCTSYALSGFIISQHYNPNFLDNLVYVPFIFLGIEDIFHGKKSIKLPVFLALSLITNFYTGYMMCLLIILYTMYIAFSEEIAWKETFAKIMRVALFSLIGVGMAAFWLLPVFSALLESKASASSTFEWSFKAVNDLVSMSQKFIVGSFGEKEWGDPQALPQLFVGSLGLFGLFTFYACQEITLRKKIMASIVLVAMILSFHIQGLDQIWHMGQRPVGFYFRNSWIANSFLFVLASESLMKWKAEFNWTHVIVTSVGFGSILVSSLMTSLKIVDASQKILAFVIWTIVLMIVFIPKINIRRRYQLLSGIVLFELALNAFIGLRRVPYFVSRDSIQEQMTLASKFDEKYGQTRHDFQRMEIHKGLSYANFPIAFGYNGGSHFTSSLEYSLIQKLGQLGLATSQSVANYSNRNVILDSMLGVSRMMMTGDEKSAFPDMRGLYLKEDSFEKYTVYKNPYVFSLGFLTNESTARNVRFNQNAPVSNLNQLLEVIGLNSTSALKEITIPKPIVKNLNQSGEKFTAINEEEETQIQWTIPLSPNKLYFVQIPVSQSGNINKSKVMLDGTNYSYEVRFHSNQLWPIGNGNLASSLNFSFEKGKVKEWNVQDIKFYELDIPTLANALEQTKKENSITIDSYSNSTVKAHVTVTDSNQGFATFTIPYHSGWSVLVDGKKQEVKKSLDLFMGVTLTRGEHEIVWAYDPPGLKVGSLISLLSVCVLIFLLKYSEMDTSK; encoded by the coding sequence ATGACAATTTCAAAATTGAAATTAAAGTATAGTTCGTTATTTTTTATTCCATTTATATTGATGTTGGGGGTCTTCCTATGTTTAGGTTTGACCCCTTTTTCAAAAAGTTCTATTCATAGTGGAGATTTTCTTTCTCAATACTTTCCATTATATATAGGATTACATAAAATGTTTTGGAATGGCGATTTTAGCGGACTGTTTTGGTCATTTGAAAAATCATTAGGAGGAGCAATGCCGAGTGTGTGGGGATTTAATAGTTTAAGTCCGTTCACTTTTTTATATGTGCTTTTTCCTATCTCGAGTTTTCATGTCATCAGTTATATCATTCCTTTAATTCGTTTTGGAGTTATGGGAGTGGTATTTGGTTATTTTATTGAGAAAAAATATCAAGCTGTATCGAAACGATACTGGCTCGCAGTTGGATTATGTACTTCTTATGCTTTAAGTGGTTTTATCATTTCTCAGCATTATAATCCTAATTTTTTAGATAATTTGGTTTATGTTCCTTTTATCTTTTTGGGGATTGAGGATATTTTCCATGGAAAGAAATCCATAAAACTTCCCGTATTTTTAGCACTTAGTTTGATTACCAATTTCTATACAGGATATATGATGTGCCTTTTGATTATTCTATACACCATGTATATCGCTTTTTCTGAAGAAATAGCGTGGAAAGAAACTTTTGCAAAAATCATGCGAGTAGCTCTTTTTTCTCTCATTGGAGTAGGGATGGCTGCATTTTGGCTGTTACCGGTTTTCAGTGCATTATTAGAAAGCAAAGCCAGCGCTAGTAGTACATTTGAATGGTCCTTTAAAGCGGTTAATGACTTAGTTTCAATGAGTCAAAAATTTATCGTAGGATCTTTCGGGGAAAAAGAATGGGGAGATCCGCAAGCACTTCCTCAGCTATTTGTAGGGAGTCTAGGATTGTTTGGGTTGTTCACCTTTTATGCCTGTCAGGAAATTACCTTAAGGAAAAAAATCATGGCGTCCATTGTGCTAGTTGCAATGATATTGTCTTTTCATATTCAAGGGTTAGATCAAATTTGGCATATGGGACAAAGACCAGTAGGCTTCTATTTTAGAAACTCTTGGATTGCTAATTCGTTTCTATTTGTACTTGCTTCAGAGAGCTTAATGAAATGGAAGGCTGAATTTAATTGGACTCATGTAATAGTGACATCTGTCGGATTTGGGAGTATCCTAGTTTCTTCGTTGATGACTTCTCTAAAAATTGTGGATGCCTCACAAAAAATACTCGCTTTCGTCATTTGGACAATCGTTTTAATGATTGTTTTTATTCCAAAAATCAATATTCGAAGAAGATATCAGCTATTGAGTGGAATTGTGTTGTTTGAACTCGCTTTAAACGCCTTTATTGGTTTAAGAAGGGTTCCTTATTTTGTCAGTCGCGATAGTATACAAGAGCAAATGACATTAGCCTCCAAGTTTGACGAAAAATATGGACAAACTCGCCATGATTTTCAGCGGATGGAAATTCATAAAGGACTTTCCTATGCCAATTTTCCGATTGCGTTTGGCTACAATGGGGGTTCTCATTTTACTTCTAGCTTAGAGTATTCGTTGATTCAAAAGTTGGGACAATTAGGCTTAGCTACTTCTCAATCAGTCGCTAATTATAGCAATCGAAATGTCATTCTCGATTCGATGCTTGGTGTTTCTAGAATGATGATGACAGGAGATGAGAAATCGGCTTTTCCTGATATGAGAGGCCTGTATTTAAAAGAAGATTCCTTTGAAAAATATACGGTCTATAAGAATCCATATGTTTTCTCCTTAGGCTTTTTAACCAATGAATCGACGGCTAGAAATGTTCGCTTCAATCAAAATGCTCCGGTTTCGAATCTCAATCAGTTATTGGAAGTCATTGGATTAAATTCGACTTCAGCTCTCAAGGAAATCACTATCCCTAAACCGATTGTTAAAAATCTAAATCAGTCTGGAGAAAAGTTTACGGCGATTAATGAGGAGGAAGAGACACAAATCCAATGGACGATACCGTTGAGTCCAAATAAACTTTATTTTGTTCAAATCCCTGTATCGCAATCAGGAAATATTAATAAATCTAAAGTAATGCTTGACGGGACGAATTATTCTTATGAAGTTCGGTTCCATTCGAATCAGCTTTGGCCAATTGGAAATGGAAATCTTGCTTCATCCTTAAATTTCTCTTTTGAAAAAGGAAAGGTCAAAGAATGGAATGTTCAAGACATTAAATTTTATGAATTGGATATTCCAACACTCGCAAATGCTTTAGAACAAACCAAAAAAGAAAATTCTATTACGATTGACTCTTACTCTAATTCGACTGTTAAAGCACATGTAACAGTTACAGATTCGAATCAAGGATTTGCGACCTTTACGATTCCTTATCATTCTGGATGGAGTGTATTGGTCGATGGAAAAAAACAAGAGGTGAAAAAATCACTAGATTTGTTTATGGGCGTGACACTAACAAGAGGTGAACATGAAATTGTTTGGGCTTATGATCCGCCAGGGTTGAAAGTCGGAAGTCTCATTTCCTTATTATCAGTCTGTGTACTAATTTTCCTTTTAAAATACAGTGAAATGGATACCTCAAAGTAA
- a CDS encoding TIGR01906 family membrane protein: protein MEHLMRPYRVQKWGIATALFLFWLSLGITFVIFFEPLYHWSIQWFGVEKMTGYSADVLKTNYHELIGYLTNPLNDSLVMSNFTSSQQGLFHFFEVKRLFFINFAIFLSSGLVSFFGIRSLKQRRLTWLLRRPIRWLVLVPIFVCVGIASFFNTLFIKFHELFFNNDAWIFDPKKDPIILALPEEFFMVCFIVVFSILLLGLLGTNVLIKNLKEI from the coding sequence ATGGAACATTTAATGAGACCTTATCGAGTTCAAAAATGGGGGATCGCTACTGCTCTATTTTTATTCTGGTTAAGTTTAGGAATTACCTTTGTGATCTTTTTCGAACCTCTATACCATTGGTCCATTCAGTGGTTTGGAGTAGAAAAAATGACTGGATACAGTGCAGATGTTCTTAAAACAAATTATCATGAACTGATAGGATATTTGACGAATCCATTGAATGATTCACTGGTGATGAGTAATTTTACGAGTTCTCAGCAAGGATTATTTCATTTTTTTGAAGTCAAAAGGCTATTCTTTATTAATTTTGCGATATTCCTTTCATCTGGTTTAGTCAGCTTTTTTGGAATTCGGTCCTTAAAACAAAGGCGTCTAACATGGCTTTTGAGAAGGCCAATTCGGTGGCTAGTTCTTGTTCCGATTTTCGTTTGTGTTGGTATTGCAAGCTTTTTTAATACATTGTTTATTAAATTTCATGAGCTCTTTTTTAACAATGATGCTTGGATTTTTGATCCCAAGAAAGATCCTATTATTTTAGCTTTGCCAGAAGAATTTTTTATGGTTTGCTTTATTGTGGTCTTTAGCATATTACTACTCGGGTTATTGGGAACCAATGTATTGATTAAAAATTTAAAAGAAATCTAG
- a CDS encoding amidase, translating to MDATTLGQMVLSKEISPLELVEESIQKATLLNPSLNAIVYTQYEEAIEKAKRFSLKSQPFAGVPIFLKDLGQEQKGTICTYGSRLFKDVKSMQTDNFVKRLEELGFIILGRTNTPEFGFKTVSDSLLHGPVRNAVNLDRNAGGSSGGSATVVASGITPVAAASDGGGSIRIPASHNGLIGLKPSRGRVIAGPGSYRGWNGATVHFALTKTVQDTRNLLFHLQECQMESPFPLPKLSVEELYPAEQLKPLRVAVLVKSPVSEAVSKDAVDAVMKAAHFFENHGHSVTLLQKDPVDGIALQKGFYIISSVETALMFQNIERQLGRSVTRGDMELMTWAIYRSGLDISGMEYSKVASSWDRYANQMAQLHEQYDVLLLPTVAQPAPGLNPYELSTELTSKLIRIDEFTKDQKQQLLWEMFEESVADTPFTQRFNITGQPAISLPVHCTKEGLPIGVQLAAAKGREDLLLQIAEWFEQEQLLQVTKQ from the coding sequence TTGGATGCAACCACTTTAGGGCAAATGGTTTTGTCAAAAGAAATTAGCCCACTAGAATTAGTTGAAGAGTCTATTCAAAAAGCTACATTATTGAATCCTTCCTTAAATGCTATCGTTTATACACAATATGAGGAAGCCATAGAAAAAGCAAAACGTTTTTCATTAAAGAGTCAACCTTTTGCGGGAGTGCCTATCTTTCTAAAAGACCTAGGGCAAGAGCAGAAGGGGACTATCTGTACTTATGGCTCACGTTTATTCAAAGATGTAAAAAGCATGCAGACAGATAACTTTGTCAAACGTTTAGAAGAGCTTGGGTTTATTATTTTGGGACGTACGAATACGCCGGAGTTCGGCTTTAAGACAGTGAGTGACTCCTTGTTACATGGTCCCGTTCGAAATGCGGTGAATCTTGATCGAAATGCTGGTGGTTCTAGTGGTGGATCTGCTACTGTTGTAGCAAGTGGAATCACGCCGGTTGCTGCAGCAAGTGATGGCGGTGGTTCAATCCGAATTCCCGCAAGCCATAATGGTTTGATTGGACTGAAGCCTTCTAGAGGACGTGTGATTGCAGGCCCTGGTTCATATCGTGGCTGGAATGGTGCAACCGTTCATTTTGCACTGACGAAAACCGTCCAAGATACGAGAAATTTATTGTTCCACCTGCAAGAGTGCCAAATGGAAAGTCCGTTCCCGTTGCCGAAATTAAGTGTTGAAGAACTTTATCCAGCAGAACAGTTAAAACCATTAAGAGTTGCCGTGTTAGTAAAGTCGCCAGTGAGTGAAGCGGTCTCTAAAGATGCTGTGGATGCGGTGATGAAGGCGGCCCATTTTTTTGAAAATCATGGTCATTCCGTGACCCTGCTTCAGAAAGATCCAGTCGACGGTATCGCTCTGCAGAAGGGATTTTATATTATTAGTTCGGTGGAAACAGCGTTGATGTTCCAAAATATTGAACGACAGCTAGGACGATCAGTAACGCGTGGCGATATGGAACTGATGACTTGGGCTATTTATCGAAGTGGGCTTGATATTTCAGGGATGGAATATTCAAAAGTAGCATCCAGTTGGGATCGTTATGCGAATCAGATGGCGCAGTTGCACGAGCAGTATGATGTGCTGTTACTACCAACGGTTGCCCAGCCTGCTCCCGGTCTTAATCCATATGAGTTATCTACAGAATTAACGTCCAAACTCATTCGAATCGATGAGTTTACAAAAGACCAGAAGCAACAATTACTCTGGGAAATGTTTGAGGAGAGCGTAGCAGATACGCCGTTTACACAGCGGTTTAATATTACTGGTCAACCAGCGATTAGTTTGCCAGTTCACTGCACCAAAGAGGGACTTCCAATTGGTGTGCAACTCGCTGCAGCAAAAGGAAGGGAAGACCTTCTCCTACAAATCGCAGAATGGTTTGAGCAAGAACAATTATTACAAGTAACAAAACAGTAG
- a CDS encoding TIGR01457 family HAD-type hydrolase, with the protein MYKAYFIDLDGTMYKGKERIPTAEAFIKRLQEANIPFLFVTNNATKTPEQVAQNLRENYGTNVEAAEVYTSGVAAVDYIKSHYPVERIMVIGEEAIKNQVKTAGFTLDSENPELVLQSLDRNVTYKDLEKATLAIRGGATYIVTNIDSNLPSEKGPVPGSGAITGFLKVATQVEPIVIGKPSSIIMESALDYLNTKFPNSHFSKEDIAMVGDNYQTDIQAGIQYGMDTIMVLTGFSTKETLLNVEEQPTHLVEDLSKWNI; encoded by the coding sequence ATGTATAAAGCGTATTTTATTGATTTAGACGGAACCATGTATAAGGGAAAGGAACGGATTCCCACTGCAGAAGCTTTTATTAAAAGACTACAGGAAGCCAATATCCCGTTTTTATTCGTAACAAATAATGCGACGAAAACTCCTGAACAAGTGGCTCAAAACTTGCGTGAAAATTATGGGACAAATGTTGAAGCAGCTGAAGTGTATACGAGCGGCGTTGCTGCTGTAGATTACATAAAATCGCACTACCCAGTGGAGCGTATTATGGTAATCGGAGAAGAAGCGATTAAGAACCAAGTAAAAACAGCGGGCTTTACACTGGATTCAGAAAATCCTGAATTAGTTTTACAATCTTTAGATCGAAATGTTACTTATAAAGATTTAGAGAAAGCGACTTTAGCTATTAGAGGTGGAGCAACTTATATTGTTACAAATATCGATTCCAATTTACCGAGTGAAAAAGGCCCTGTTCCTGGTTCAGGAGCAATAACAGGATTCTTAAAAGTAGCTACCCAAGTGGAACCGATTGTTATTGGTAAACCTAGTAGTATCATTATGGAATCAGCATTAGACTATCTTAATACGAAGTTCCCTAACTCACATTTTTCAAAAGAAGACATTGCCATGGTTGGAGATAATTATCAAACAGATATTCAAGCAGGTATTCAATATGGAATGGATACAATTATGGTCTTAACTGGATTTTCTACAAAAGAAACATTGTTGAACGTAGAGGAACAACCAACCCATTTAGTAGAGGATTTGAGTAAATGGAACATTTAA
- a CDS encoding YfhO family protein: MTTKKKVYLASFLAPMLIMLVAWIIDGFFPFGAKSLMAVDFNAQYIGLYAYFKHLFLNGDWSSFFYSFSKSIGGGMLGIWGFNLLSPFNFLFLLFSEENFQWVVPVTIALRYGTMGLTMTHFLVKRYDGLKKKAYLLPIVATIYALNGFNVSYQMNPIFYDGMIVLPLVLIGVEQVLDNESSKGYIGMLALALFVHFYMGYMTCIFVVIYAFFYIIRSKEFTNFKITFERLLKLASASIIAVGMVAVILLPIIISLVSTKGGLQSSLKFEWTLQINPLEILAKLFLGAFDNESWPAGPNLPNIYVASLGILGTIYYFVSNKITKWGKIAAGFVLTIFLISCAHEFTSKLWHMGQNPAGFFYRFSWIIAFFLIYLSYLSLREMERFTPKEASILFVGMAIIFVIVQYQTHSFLTVWQRIATIGIYMIILLALFWTKVKKPWVVIAALTVVELTANAAIVQSRVGYTDAYKYHDAVLQLKEAINPIRPDHSDFYRINKSFNLSKNDPFMVDYPGLSVFSSNLENSTRDLFDRLGNNGINATTYYQGTPFQDALFSVKYLVAPKPVYTKEYPDTSKMYVFGNMVTRKDITTKEPVFEATRTITYQGGPILPIAFGVNDDTTKVKLENHQPIQNHNKIVQAMGQTSESYLTILAANDVQLENMEVFDSSKPETYRRIDSSKPGKITYHLVPQSSEDYWVSIPQILSHSNKNNVRILLNGNSYDFQNKFQQAQLIQIAHNSLGKAVDLTIEIDSNEEFNLSGLRLARTNGTLANRIIEERQRQGLKVEHWNQSSFKGTVNITDDSTWMMTSIPYDRGWTVKVDGKVVGTKKIWDSLLAFPITSGEHTIEMTYLPDGFMAGLIISIFSIVIYGVAIYKKWI; encoded by the coding sequence ATGACAACTAAGAAAAAAGTCTATTTAGCTAGTTTCCTAGCTCCGATGCTAATTATGCTCGTAGCTTGGATCATAGATGGATTTTTCCCTTTTGGTGCTAAATCATTAATGGCGGTTGATTTTAATGCACAATATATTGGTCTCTATGCCTATTTTAAACATTTATTTTTAAATGGAGATTGGAGCAGTTTTTTCTATTCGTTCTCTAAGTCGATTGGAGGAGGAATGCTTGGGATTTGGGGATTTAATTTATTGAGTCCTTTTAATTTTCTGTTTCTATTGTTTTCTGAAGAGAATTTTCAATGGGTTGTTCCTGTGACCATTGCCTTACGTTATGGAACGATGGGTCTAACAATGACGCACTTTTTAGTAAAGCGATATGATGGCTTAAAGAAAAAAGCCTATTTATTACCAATTGTAGCGACAATCTATGCATTAAATGGGTTTAATGTTAGTTATCAAATGAACCCTATTTTTTACGATGGCATGATTGTCTTGCCACTTGTATTAATCGGAGTAGAACAAGTTTTAGATAATGAATCTTCAAAGGGCTATATCGGAATGCTTGCTCTTGCATTGTTTGTTCATTTCTATATGGGCTATATGACCTGTATCTTTGTGGTGATTTATGCATTCTTTTATATTATCCGCTCTAAAGAGTTTACGAACTTCAAAATTACGTTTGAACGTTTGTTGAAATTAGCGAGTGCTTCCATTATTGCAGTAGGGATGGTTGCAGTCATTCTATTGCCGATTATTATTAGTTTAGTTTCTACAAAAGGTGGATTACAAAGCTCTTTAAAATTTGAATGGACTTTGCAAATCAATCCTTTAGAAATTTTGGCTAAATTATTTTTAGGAGCTTTCGACAATGAATCTTGGCCAGCAGGACCAAACTTGCCAAATATTTATGTTGCAAGTTTAGGTATTTTAGGGACTATTTACTATTTTGTTTCTAATAAAATTACAAAATGGGGCAAGATTGCAGCAGGATTTGTATTAACGATTTTCCTCATTTCATGTGCCCATGAGTTTACAAGTAAATTATGGCATATGGGTCAAAACCCTGCCGGATTCTTCTATCGTTTTTCATGGATTATTGCTTTCTTCTTGATTTATCTTTCTTATTTAAGTTTAAGAGAAATGGAACGTTTTACTCCAAAAGAAGCGAGTATTTTATTTGTCGGTATGGCCATTATTTTTGTGATTGTTCAGTATCAAACTCATTCATTCTTGACGGTTTGGCAACGCATAGCCACAATCGGAATTTATATGATTATCCTTCTTGCTTTATTCTGGACAAAGGTAAAGAAACCATGGGTCGTTATTGCAGCACTCACGGTGGTTGAACTGACGGCAAATGCGGCTATTGTTCAGTCTAGAGTGGGGTATACAGATGCCTATAAGTATCATGATGCGGTACTTCAATTAAAAGAAGCGATTAATCCGATTAGACCAGATCATTCTGATTTTTATCGTATTAATAAATCATTTAATTTAAGTAAAAATGATCCATTTATGGTGGATTATCCAGGGTTATCTGTATTTAGTTCTAACTTAGAAAATAGTACGAGAGATTTATTTGACCGATTAGGAAATAACGGAATTAATGCTACTACTTATTATCAAGGTACGCCTTTCCAAGATGCGCTATTCTCTGTGAAATATTTAGTAGCTCCAAAACCTGTATATACGAAGGAATATCCGGATACCTCTAAAATGTACGTATTTGGAAATATGGTAACCAGAAAAGATATTACGACTAAAGAACCTGTGTTTGAAGCAACTAGAACGATTACTTATCAAGGTGGTCCAATTTTACCAATTGCATTTGGAGTGAATGATGATACGACGAAGGTTAAACTTGAAAATCATCAACCTATTCAAAACCATAATAAAATTGTTCAAGCAATGGGACAAACGAGTGAGTCTTACTTAACGATTCTAGCTGCCAATGATGTGCAATTAGAAAATATGGAAGTGTTTGATTCTTCAAAACCTGAAACGTATCGACGAATTGATTCTTCAAAACCAGGAAAGATTACATATCATTTAGTTCCTCAGTCTTCTGAAGACTATTGGGTATCGATTCCTCAGATTCTTTCTCATTCGAATAAAAATAACGTTAGAATTTTGCTGAATGGAAATAGTTATGATTTCCAAAATAAATTTCAACAAGCACAATTAATTCAAATTGCTCACAACTCACTTGGAAAAGCAGTAGATTTGACGATTGAAATTGATTCGAATGAAGAATTTAACCTTTCAGGCTTACGTCTAGCAAGAACGAATGGCACTTTAGCCAATCGCATTATCGAAGAACGACAACGCCAAGGCTTAAAAGTAGAACACTGGAATCAAAGTAGTTTTAAAGGAACTGTAAATATTACGGATGATAGTACTTGGATGATGACAAGTATTCCATATGATAGAGGATGGACAGTGAAGGTAGATGGAAAAGTAGTTGGAACTAAGAAAATTTGGGATAGTTTATTAGCCTTCCCAATTACTTCTGGAGAACATACTATTGAGATGACCTATTTACCAGATGGCTTTATGGCAGGCTTAATCATTTCTATTTTCTCTATCGTAATTTACGGAGTTGCAATTTATAAAAAGTGGATTTAA
- the pgfS gene encoding glycosyltransferase PgfS yields the protein MKLSIVIPFYNEENMIQKMYDALVKEINQITQAEFELIFINDGSKDRTFEKMLAIADADSRVKYISFSRNFGKEAGTIAGLEYATGEAVILMDGDLQHPPALLPKMIAAYQEGYDVVSARRTRTGEKPHRTFLAKHFYKLANKMMDIELMDGVSEFRLFSRKAVRAILSLQEYNRFSKGIFSWIGFKEKVIEYENQVRTVGETKYSLKFSLNYAIQGILSFNDKPLRMCINLGLFCLMISVAYVLWSFVQYFVAPDTMVSGYFTTIFSVVLFGGIQLISIGVLGEYIGKIYYEVKKRPHYLVDQTNMTQKGEQNDN from the coding sequence ATGAAATTATCGATTGTAATTCCATTTTATAACGAAGAAAATATGATTCAAAAAATGTATGATGCTTTAGTAAAAGAAATTAATCAAATCACACAAGCTGAATTTGAATTAATTTTTATTAACGACGGGAGTAAAGATCGTACTTTTGAGAAGATGCTGGCCATTGCAGATGCAGATTCTCGCGTAAAATACATTAGTTTTAGTAGAAATTTTGGTAAAGAAGCTGGGACGATAGCAGGTCTAGAATACGCAACTGGGGAAGCTGTGATTTTAATGGATGGAGACTTACAACATCCACCTGCACTATTACCTAAGATGATAGCGGCTTATCAAGAAGGCTATGATGTTGTTAGCGCGAGACGTACACGGACAGGAGAGAAACCGCACCGTACGTTTTTAGCAAAACATTTTTACAAATTAGCCAATAAGATGATGGACATTGAATTAATGGATGGAGTATCAGAATTCCGTTTATTCAGTCGTAAAGCCGTTCGTGCCATTTTATCTTTACAAGAATATAACCGTTTTTCTAAAGGAATTTTTTCTTGGATTGGCTTCAAAGAAAAAGTAATTGAATATGAAAATCAAGTTCGTACAGTGGGAGAAACTAAGTACTCATTGAAGTTTTCGTTGAATTATGCTATTCAAGGGATTTTATCTTTCAATGACAAACCATTGCGAATGTGTATTAACTTAGGTCTTTTCTGTTTAATGATTTCAGTCGCTTATGTATTGTGGTCATTTGTACAATATTTTGTAGCCCCTGACACGATGGTTAGTGGATATTTCACAACTATTTTTTCAGTAGTTCTTTTTGGAGGAATTCAACTGATTTCTATCGGCGTGTTAGGCGAATACATTGGAAAAATTTATTACGAAGTTAAAAAACGCCCTCATTATCTTGTGGATCAAACCAACATGACTCAGAAAGGAGAGCAAAATGACAACTAA